One genomic window of Pelmatolapia mariae isolate MD_Pm_ZW linkage group LG5, Pm_UMD_F_2, whole genome shotgun sequence includes the following:
- the top1a gene encoding DNA topoisomerase I, like isoform X1 has product MSGDHSHNEDQIDCGSRVNVLFSDSHKHKDKYREKEHKHKDHKKDKEREKSKYGNSDHKDSSDKKHRDKEKMKHKDGSTDKYKEKHKEKRKEEKMKSFDEKIKKEKENGFASPPYMKSEPEDDFYHSPKHERSLKRERDDDDNDAEFKPKKIKTENDKKAKKRKQDEDIKSKKTKHKKEEVTDGKKKAKKEPEEKWKWWEEERYTDGVKWKFLEHKGPVFAPAYEPLPSHVKFYYDGKHMKLSPEAEEVATFFAKMLDHEYTTKDIFRKNFFKDWRKEMTSEERAKLTDLKKCNFTEMSEYFKAQSEARKAMSKEEKQKIKEENERILQQYGFCIMDNHKERIANFRIEPPGLFRGRGDHPKMGMLKRRIRPEDIIINCSKDSKVPEPPPGTKWKEVRHDNKVTWLVSWTENIQGSIKYIMLNPSSRIKGEKDWQKYETARRLKKCVDRIRAQYREDWKSKEMRIRQRAVALYFIDKLALRAGNEKEEGETADTVGCCSLRVEHIKLYPENEGQEYVVEFDFLGKDSIRYYNRVPVEKRVFKNLQLFMENKEPDDDLFDRLNTSILNKHLQELMDGLTAKVFRTYNASITLQQQLKELTTAEENIPAKILSYNRANRAVAILCNHQRAPPKTFEKSMQNLQSKIDAKRDQLADAKRELKSAKADAKVRKDEKSKKAVESKKKAVQRIEEQLMKLEVQATDREENKQIALGTSKLNYLDPRISVAWCKKWGIPVEKIYNKTQREKFAWAIDMAEDDYEF; this is encoded by the exons ATGAGTGGGGACCATTCCCACAACGAGGACCAG ATTGACTGTGGCTCCCGGGTCAATG ttttattttcagaCTCTCACAAGCATAAAGACAAATATAGAGAGAAGGAACACAAACATAAGGACCACAAGAAGGATAAGGAGCGGgagaaatcaaaatatggaaaCAG CGATCACAAGGATTCCTCTGATAAAAAGCACCGAGATAAGGAAAAGATGAAGCACAAAGATGGCAGCACAGACAAGTATAAGGAAAAGCACAAGgagaagaggaaagaagagAAG ATGAAGTCCTttgatgagaaaataaaaaaggaaaaggagaatGGCTTTGCCAG CCCACCGTATATGAAGTCTGAGCCTGAGGATGATTTTTACCACTCTCCAAAACACGAGAGGTCTCTAAAAAGAGAacgagatgatgatgataacgA cGCTGAATTcaaacctaaaaaaataaaaactgaaaatgacaaGAAGGCCAAGAAAAGGAAACAAGACGAG GACATTaagtccaaaaaaacaaaacacaaaaaagaagaagtaaccgatggaaaaaagaaagcaaagaaagagCCTGAGGAGAAGTGGAAATG GTGGGAAGAGGAGAGATACACAGATGGTGTCAAATGGAAGTTCCTTGAACACAAAGGGCCGGTGTTTGCACCAGCGTATGAGCCTCTTCCTAGCCATGTCAAATTTTACTATGATG GTAAACATATGAAGCTCAGCCCAGAAGCGGAGGAGGTAGCGACCTTCTTTGCCAAAATGCTGGATCATGAATATACCACCAAGGATATCTTCCGTAAAAATTTCTTTAAAGATTGGAGGAAG GAAATGACTTCAGAAGAAAGGGCTAAACTCACAGACCTGAAAAAGTGTAACTTCACTGAGATGAGCGAATACTTCAAGGCACAATCTGAAGCAAGGAAAGCCATGTCTAAGGAGGAAAAACAA AAAATAAAGGAAGAGAATGAACGCATCTTGCAGCAATATGGCTTTTGCATCATGGACAACCACAAGGAACGTATTGCTAACTTCCGCATTGAGCCCCCAGGCCTGTTCCGTGGTCGTGGAGACCATCCTAAAATGGGGATGCTCAAACGCCGAATTAGGCCCGAAGACATTATCATCAACTGCAGCAA GGATTCCAAGGTTCCTGAGCCGCCTCCCGGCACCAAATGGAAAGAAGTTCGTCATGACAATAAGGTGACTTGGCTGGTGTCGTGGACAGAAAACATTCAAGGCTCCATCAAGTACATTATGCTGAACCCGAGCTCTCGAATCAAG GGAGAGAAGGATTGGCAGAAGTATGAAACGGCACGTCGACTGAAGAAATGTGTGGACCGCATCAGAGCCCAGTACCGCGAAGACTGGAAGTCCAAGGAGATGAGGATCAGACAGAGGGCTGTGGCTCTCTATTTCATTGATAAG CTGGCTCTGAGAGCGGGTAATGAGAAGGAAGAAGGAGAGACTGCAGACACTGTGGGCTGCTGCTCGCTGAGAGTTGAGCACATCAAACTCTATCCAGAGAACGAGGGTCAAGAGTACGTAGTTGAGTTTGATTTCCTGGGTAAAGACTCGATCCGCTACTACAACAGAGTCCCTGTGGAGAAGAGG GTATTTAAGAATCTACAGTTGTTTATGGAGAACAAAGAGCCTGATGATGACCTATTTGATCGGCTGAAT ACATCAATCCTGAACAAGCACCTTCAGGAGCTGATGGATGGTCTGACAGCCAAAGTTTTCCGTACATACAACGCCTCTATCaccctgcagcagcagctgaaggaGCTCACGACTG CGGAGGAAAACATTCCGGCCAAAATCCTGTCCTACAACAGGGCCAACAGGGCAGTGGCCATTCTGTGTAACCATCAGAGGGCTCCACCGAAGACATTTGAGAAGTCTATGCAGAACTTGCAGTCAAAG ATTGACGCTAAAAGGGACCAGCTTGCTGATGCCAAGAGAGAACTGAAGAGCGCCAAGGCTGACGCCAAAGTACGGAAAGATGAAAAATCCAAAAA GGCAGTGGAGAGCAAGAAGAAAGCGGTACAGAGGATAGAAGAGCAATTGATGAAGCTGGAAGTGCAGGCAACTGATCGAGAAGAGAATAAACAGATTGCGCTCGGTACTTCCAAACTCAACTATCTGGATCCTCGCATTTCTGTGGCTTG GTGTAAGAAGTGGGGCATTCCCGTGGAAAAGATCTACAACAAAACTCAGCGTGAGAAGTTTGCCTGGGCCATTGACATGGCAGAAGACGACTATGAATTTTAA
- the top1a gene encoding DNA topoisomerase I, like isoform X2, with translation MSGDHSHNEDQIDCGSRVNDSHKHKDKYREKEHKHKDHKKDKEREKSKYGNSDHKDSSDKKHRDKEKMKHKDGSTDKYKEKHKEKRKEEKMKSFDEKIKKEKENGFASPPYMKSEPEDDFYHSPKHERSLKRERDDDDNDAEFKPKKIKTENDKKAKKRKQDEDIKSKKTKHKKEEVTDGKKKAKKEPEEKWKWWEEERYTDGVKWKFLEHKGPVFAPAYEPLPSHVKFYYDGKHMKLSPEAEEVATFFAKMLDHEYTTKDIFRKNFFKDWRKEMTSEERAKLTDLKKCNFTEMSEYFKAQSEARKAMSKEEKQKIKEENERILQQYGFCIMDNHKERIANFRIEPPGLFRGRGDHPKMGMLKRRIRPEDIIINCSKDSKVPEPPPGTKWKEVRHDNKVTWLVSWTENIQGSIKYIMLNPSSRIKGEKDWQKYETARRLKKCVDRIRAQYREDWKSKEMRIRQRAVALYFIDKLALRAGNEKEEGETADTVGCCSLRVEHIKLYPENEGQEYVVEFDFLGKDSIRYYNRVPVEKRVFKNLQLFMENKEPDDDLFDRLNTSILNKHLQELMDGLTAKVFRTYNASITLQQQLKELTTAEENIPAKILSYNRANRAVAILCNHQRAPPKTFEKSMQNLQSKIDAKRDQLADAKRELKSAKADAKVRKDEKSKKAVESKKKAVQRIEEQLMKLEVQATDREENKQIALGTSKLNYLDPRISVAWCKKWGIPVEKIYNKTQREKFAWAIDMAEDDYEF, from the exons ATGAGTGGGGACCATTCCCACAACGAGGACCAG ATTGACTGTGGCTCCCGGGTCAATG aCTCTCACAAGCATAAAGACAAATATAGAGAGAAGGAACACAAACATAAGGACCACAAGAAGGATAAGGAGCGGgagaaatcaaaatatggaaaCAG CGATCACAAGGATTCCTCTGATAAAAAGCACCGAGATAAGGAAAAGATGAAGCACAAAGATGGCAGCACAGACAAGTATAAGGAAAAGCACAAGgagaagaggaaagaagagAAG ATGAAGTCCTttgatgagaaaataaaaaaggaaaaggagaatGGCTTTGCCAG CCCACCGTATATGAAGTCTGAGCCTGAGGATGATTTTTACCACTCTCCAAAACACGAGAGGTCTCTAAAAAGAGAacgagatgatgatgataacgA cGCTGAATTcaaacctaaaaaaataaaaactgaaaatgacaaGAAGGCCAAGAAAAGGAAACAAGACGAG GACATTaagtccaaaaaaacaaaacacaaaaaagaagaagtaaccgatggaaaaaagaaagcaaagaaagagCCTGAGGAGAAGTGGAAATG GTGGGAAGAGGAGAGATACACAGATGGTGTCAAATGGAAGTTCCTTGAACACAAAGGGCCGGTGTTTGCACCAGCGTATGAGCCTCTTCCTAGCCATGTCAAATTTTACTATGATG GTAAACATATGAAGCTCAGCCCAGAAGCGGAGGAGGTAGCGACCTTCTTTGCCAAAATGCTGGATCATGAATATACCACCAAGGATATCTTCCGTAAAAATTTCTTTAAAGATTGGAGGAAG GAAATGACTTCAGAAGAAAGGGCTAAACTCACAGACCTGAAAAAGTGTAACTTCACTGAGATGAGCGAATACTTCAAGGCACAATCTGAAGCAAGGAAAGCCATGTCTAAGGAGGAAAAACAA AAAATAAAGGAAGAGAATGAACGCATCTTGCAGCAATATGGCTTTTGCATCATGGACAACCACAAGGAACGTATTGCTAACTTCCGCATTGAGCCCCCAGGCCTGTTCCGTGGTCGTGGAGACCATCCTAAAATGGGGATGCTCAAACGCCGAATTAGGCCCGAAGACATTATCATCAACTGCAGCAA GGATTCCAAGGTTCCTGAGCCGCCTCCCGGCACCAAATGGAAAGAAGTTCGTCATGACAATAAGGTGACTTGGCTGGTGTCGTGGACAGAAAACATTCAAGGCTCCATCAAGTACATTATGCTGAACCCGAGCTCTCGAATCAAG GGAGAGAAGGATTGGCAGAAGTATGAAACGGCACGTCGACTGAAGAAATGTGTGGACCGCATCAGAGCCCAGTACCGCGAAGACTGGAAGTCCAAGGAGATGAGGATCAGACAGAGGGCTGTGGCTCTCTATTTCATTGATAAG CTGGCTCTGAGAGCGGGTAATGAGAAGGAAGAAGGAGAGACTGCAGACACTGTGGGCTGCTGCTCGCTGAGAGTTGAGCACATCAAACTCTATCCAGAGAACGAGGGTCAAGAGTACGTAGTTGAGTTTGATTTCCTGGGTAAAGACTCGATCCGCTACTACAACAGAGTCCCTGTGGAGAAGAGG GTATTTAAGAATCTACAGTTGTTTATGGAGAACAAAGAGCCTGATGATGACCTATTTGATCGGCTGAAT ACATCAATCCTGAACAAGCACCTTCAGGAGCTGATGGATGGTCTGACAGCCAAAGTTTTCCGTACATACAACGCCTCTATCaccctgcagcagcagctgaaggaGCTCACGACTG CGGAGGAAAACATTCCGGCCAAAATCCTGTCCTACAACAGGGCCAACAGGGCAGTGGCCATTCTGTGTAACCATCAGAGGGCTCCACCGAAGACATTTGAGAAGTCTATGCAGAACTTGCAGTCAAAG ATTGACGCTAAAAGGGACCAGCTTGCTGATGCCAAGAGAGAACTGAAGAGCGCCAAGGCTGACGCCAAAGTACGGAAAGATGAAAAATCCAAAAA GGCAGTGGAGAGCAAGAAGAAAGCGGTACAGAGGATAGAAGAGCAATTGATGAAGCTGGAAGTGCAGGCAACTGATCGAGAAGAGAATAAACAGATTGCGCTCGGTACTTCCAAACTCAACTATCTGGATCCTCGCATTTCTGTGGCTTG GTGTAAGAAGTGGGGCATTCCCGTGGAAAAGATCTACAACAAAACTCAGCGTGAGAAGTTTGCCTGGGCCATTGACATGGCAGAAGACGACTATGAATTTTAA
- the top1a gene encoding DNA topoisomerase I, like isoform X3, with product MMKSFDEKIKKEKENGFASPPYMKSEPEDDFYHSPKHERSLKRERDDDDNDAEFKPKKIKTENDKKAKKRKQDEDIKSKKTKHKKEEVTDGKKKAKKEPEEKWKWWEEERYTDGVKWKFLEHKGPVFAPAYEPLPSHVKFYYDGKHMKLSPEAEEVATFFAKMLDHEYTTKDIFRKNFFKDWRKEMTSEERAKLTDLKKCNFTEMSEYFKAQSEARKAMSKEEKQKIKEENERILQQYGFCIMDNHKERIANFRIEPPGLFRGRGDHPKMGMLKRRIRPEDIIINCSKDSKVPEPPPGTKWKEVRHDNKVTWLVSWTENIQGSIKYIMLNPSSRIKGEKDWQKYETARRLKKCVDRIRAQYREDWKSKEMRIRQRAVALYFIDKLALRAGNEKEEGETADTVGCCSLRVEHIKLYPENEGQEYVVEFDFLGKDSIRYYNRVPVEKRVFKNLQLFMENKEPDDDLFDRLNTSILNKHLQELMDGLTAKVFRTYNASITLQQQLKELTTAEENIPAKILSYNRANRAVAILCNHQRAPPKTFEKSMQNLQSKIDAKRDQLADAKRELKSAKADAKVRKDEKSKKAVESKKKAVQRIEEQLMKLEVQATDREENKQIALGTSKLNYLDPRISVAWCKKWGIPVEKIYNKTQREKFAWAIDMAEDDYEF from the exons ATG ATGAAGTCCTttgatgagaaaataaaaaaggaaaaggagaatGGCTTTGCCAG CCCACCGTATATGAAGTCTGAGCCTGAGGATGATTTTTACCACTCTCCAAAACACGAGAGGTCTCTAAAAAGAGAacgagatgatgatgataacgA cGCTGAATTcaaacctaaaaaaataaaaactgaaaatgacaaGAAGGCCAAGAAAAGGAAACAAGACGAG GACATTaagtccaaaaaaacaaaacacaaaaaagaagaagtaaccgatggaaaaaagaaagcaaagaaagagCCTGAGGAGAAGTGGAAATG GTGGGAAGAGGAGAGATACACAGATGGTGTCAAATGGAAGTTCCTTGAACACAAAGGGCCGGTGTTTGCACCAGCGTATGAGCCTCTTCCTAGCCATGTCAAATTTTACTATGATG GTAAACATATGAAGCTCAGCCCAGAAGCGGAGGAGGTAGCGACCTTCTTTGCCAAAATGCTGGATCATGAATATACCACCAAGGATATCTTCCGTAAAAATTTCTTTAAAGATTGGAGGAAG GAAATGACTTCAGAAGAAAGGGCTAAACTCACAGACCTGAAAAAGTGTAACTTCACTGAGATGAGCGAATACTTCAAGGCACAATCTGAAGCAAGGAAAGCCATGTCTAAGGAGGAAAAACAA AAAATAAAGGAAGAGAATGAACGCATCTTGCAGCAATATGGCTTTTGCATCATGGACAACCACAAGGAACGTATTGCTAACTTCCGCATTGAGCCCCCAGGCCTGTTCCGTGGTCGTGGAGACCATCCTAAAATGGGGATGCTCAAACGCCGAATTAGGCCCGAAGACATTATCATCAACTGCAGCAA GGATTCCAAGGTTCCTGAGCCGCCTCCCGGCACCAAATGGAAAGAAGTTCGTCATGACAATAAGGTGACTTGGCTGGTGTCGTGGACAGAAAACATTCAAGGCTCCATCAAGTACATTATGCTGAACCCGAGCTCTCGAATCAAG GGAGAGAAGGATTGGCAGAAGTATGAAACGGCACGTCGACTGAAGAAATGTGTGGACCGCATCAGAGCCCAGTACCGCGAAGACTGGAAGTCCAAGGAGATGAGGATCAGACAGAGGGCTGTGGCTCTCTATTTCATTGATAAG CTGGCTCTGAGAGCGGGTAATGAGAAGGAAGAAGGAGAGACTGCAGACACTGTGGGCTGCTGCTCGCTGAGAGTTGAGCACATCAAACTCTATCCAGAGAACGAGGGTCAAGAGTACGTAGTTGAGTTTGATTTCCTGGGTAAAGACTCGATCCGCTACTACAACAGAGTCCCTGTGGAGAAGAGG GTATTTAAGAATCTACAGTTGTTTATGGAGAACAAAGAGCCTGATGATGACCTATTTGATCGGCTGAAT ACATCAATCCTGAACAAGCACCTTCAGGAGCTGATGGATGGTCTGACAGCCAAAGTTTTCCGTACATACAACGCCTCTATCaccctgcagcagcagctgaaggaGCTCACGACTG CGGAGGAAAACATTCCGGCCAAAATCCTGTCCTACAACAGGGCCAACAGGGCAGTGGCCATTCTGTGTAACCATCAGAGGGCTCCACCGAAGACATTTGAGAAGTCTATGCAGAACTTGCAGTCAAAG ATTGACGCTAAAAGGGACCAGCTTGCTGATGCCAAGAGAGAACTGAAGAGCGCCAAGGCTGACGCCAAAGTACGGAAAGATGAAAAATCCAAAAA GGCAGTGGAGAGCAAGAAGAAAGCGGTACAGAGGATAGAAGAGCAATTGATGAAGCTGGAAGTGCAGGCAACTGATCGAGAAGAGAATAAACAGATTGCGCTCGGTACTTCCAAACTCAACTATCTGGATCCTCGCATTTCTGTGGCTTG GTGTAAGAAGTGGGGCATTCCCGTGGAAAAGATCTACAACAAAACTCAGCGTGAGAAGTTTGCCTGGGCCATTGACATGGCAGAAGACGACTATGAATTTTAA